In Pedobacter heparinus DSM 2366, the following are encoded in one genomic region:
- a CDS encoding penicillin acylase family protein — translation MINKIKAFICVLIPIVLAYTLNTKFGDLPPILKFLNPFTGFWQNAERTAVKAQNKIVLKGAYQNVDIAFDDRMIPHIFAQNDHDVYFAQGYVTAMHRLWQMDFQTRFAAGRISEVVGKKAIELDKYQRRMGMVYGAENSLEGMMADPQSKEMILAYTAGINAYIHSLSRSQLPIEYKILDFKPEDWTPIKCALLLKQMSAVLAMGSDEFYMTNIRKKFGTDVVKDLFPDYPFKEDPIIPVGTKWDFTPLPIPPAPALFNEAVTATIKTRQKEEGIGSNNWALSGEKTASGYPILENDPHLDLTLPSIWYQIQLHAPGLNAYGVSLPGAPGIIIGFNKDIAWGVTNVAADVLDFYQVKFKDDTHKNYWYNNQWKNTSSRLEKIVVRNDKNIIDTVIYTHHGPVVYLQKTDFPKAKNIPVGNALRWIAHEKSNELKTFYLLNRGKNYADYRKALTFYTAPAQNFIFASAENDIAITANGKFPLKWKDQGKFILDGSDPKNDWQGWIPSSQNPTVKNPPRNFVSSANQSSTDPSYPYYINWEFSPYERGKRINDRLTAMNKATADSIINMQTDSYSIHAQNILPAILVMVDKNKLNATQKEALSIVTSWNKFYDAKSLAASVFDLWTKRLQFNIWDDEFTVSNIPMRYPSRDRTVQLILNEPNSKWIDNINTPVKETLSDLVNEAFRYSCDSLERKYGPIGKSWEWGNFKHTNVPHLAKIPGFGSKVLVTGGGKMTINALSESNGPSWRMVIELGKTPKGHGVFPGGQSGNPGSPFYDNMIDTWANGKLYDLFFMQSHDDPTAKIISQLKISKK, via the coding sequence ATGATAAATAAAATAAAGGCTTTCATTTGCGTTTTAATCCCAATAGTGCTGGCTTATACACTTAATACAAAATTTGGAGACCTGCCACCCATTTTAAAATTTCTGAATCCCTTTACCGGTTTCTGGCAAAATGCCGAACGTACTGCGGTTAAAGCCCAAAATAAAATTGTCCTGAAAGGTGCGTATCAAAATGTTGATATCGCCTTTGACGATCGGATGATCCCCCATATTTTTGCTCAAAATGACCATGATGTATATTTTGCACAAGGCTACGTTACGGCCATGCACCGTTTATGGCAAATGGATTTTCAAACCCGTTTTGCCGCGGGCCGAATATCGGAAGTTGTGGGTAAAAAAGCAATAGAACTGGATAAATACCAGCGCCGGATGGGAATGGTTTATGGTGCTGAAAACTCCTTAGAGGGAATGATGGCCGACCCACAATCAAAAGAAATGATCCTGGCTTATACTGCGGGTATCAATGCCTATATACATTCTTTGTCCAGATCCCAGTTGCCTATTGAATATAAGATACTTGATTTTAAGCCGGAAGACTGGACACCCATTAAATGTGCCTTGCTTTTAAAGCAAATGTCGGCCGTTCTGGCCATGGGATCCGATGAATTTTATATGACCAACATCAGAAAGAAATTTGGCACAGATGTAGTAAAAGATCTTTTTCCAGATTATCCCTTCAAAGAAGATCCGATTATACCTGTTGGCACAAAATGGGATTTTACACCCCTGCCAATACCCCCAGCACCTGCCTTGTTTAACGAAGCAGTAACGGCAACAATAAAAACCAGGCAAAAAGAAGAAGGTATAGGCAGCAACAACTGGGCACTTTCGGGTGAAAAAACCGCTTCGGGTTATCCGATTCTTGAAAATGACCCTCACCTGGATTTAACCCTTCCTTCCATTTGGTACCAGATTCAGCTACATGCCCCCGGCTTAAATGCTTACGGTGTGTCCCTTCCCGGTGCGCCGGGCATCATTATTGGCTTTAATAAGGATATCGCCTGGGGGGTAACCAATGTAGCCGCTGATGTGCTGGATTTTTACCAGGTTAAATTCAAAGACGATACGCATAAAAATTACTGGTACAACAACCAATGGAAGAATACCAGCAGCCGACTCGAAAAAATTGTAGTCAGGAACGATAAAAATATTATTGATACGGTAATTTATACGCACCATGGTCCGGTAGTATATTTACAGAAAACAGATTTCCCCAAAGCAAAAAATATTCCTGTAGGCAACGCACTTCGCTGGATTGCCCATGAAAAATCAAATGAACTCAAAACTTTTTACTTGCTGAACAGGGGGAAAAATTATGCCGATTACCGCAAAGCACTTACCTTTTATACTGCACCGGCACAGAATTTTATCTTTGCTTCGGCCGAAAATGATATTGCCATTACTGCAAATGGCAAATTTCCGCTTAAATGGAAAGACCAGGGTAAGTTTATACTGGATGGCTCAGACCCTAAAAACGACTGGCAGGGATGGATTCCTTCTTCACAGAACCCTACCGTTAAAAACCCGCCGAGAAATTTTGTAAGCTCGGCCAACCAGAGTTCTACAGACCCAAGCTATCCTTATTATATCAACTGGGAGTTTAGTCCGTATGAACGCGGCAAACGCATTAACGACCGTTTAACAGCCATGAATAAAGCTACGGCCGACAGTATCATCAATATGCAAACGGATAGTTACAGCATTCATGCCCAGAATATCCTGCCTGCAATCCTGGTCATGGTTGACAAGAACAAACTCAACGCTACACAAAAAGAAGCACTTAGCATAGTTACTTCCTGGAATAAATTTTACGATGCAAAGTCACTGGCAGCAAGTGTGTTCGATCTGTGGACCAAACGTCTGCAGTTCAATATCTGGGATGATGAGTTTACCGTCAGCAATATCCCAATGCGGTACCCATCACGCGACAGGACCGTACAGCTCATCCTGAACGAGCCCAATTCTAAATGGATCGATAACATCAATACTCCTGTAAAAGAAACCTTGTCAGACTTAGTTAACGAAGCCTTCAGATACAGCTGCGACAGCCTGGAAAGAAAATATGGTCCAATAGGCAAATCCTGGGAGTGGGGTAACTTTAAGCATACCAATGTACCGCATCTGGCCAAAATACCGGGTTTCGGATCAAAAGTTTTGGTAACAGGGGGTGGAAAAATGACCATTAATGCATTAAGTGAAAGCAATGGCCCCTCATGGAGAATGGTAATTGAATTGGGTAAAACCCCAAAAGGACATGGTGTATTTCCAGGTGGACAATCAGGCAACCCTGGCAGCCCTTTCTATGATAACATGATCGATACCTGGGCAAACGGAAAATTGTACGACCTGTTCTTTATGCAGTCGCACGACGACCCTACTGCCAAAATAATTTCTCAGTTAAAAATATCAAAAAAATAG
- a CDS encoding acyltransferase has translation MTDLTQQIFSISNTQEFEKASLAVFKHQAENCQVYKAYIGNLRIDPSGVSTTAQIPYLPISFFKTHEVLSSTDQPEITFSSSGTTGMVQSKHLVTQVNLYEQSFNKAFKQFYGDIDNTCLLALLPSYLERDGSSLIYMVDALLKQSMHGDSGYFLHNHSELYHKLQELKSSHQKTILIGVTYALLDFVEEYKVDFPELIVMETGGMKGKRKEMVREELHQFLQKGFGVNAIHSEYGMTELLSQAYSYGKGIFNCPPWMKIYLRDTNDPLSLVSNNKTGGINIIDLANLHSCSFIATQDLGRLLTDGSFEVLGRFDDADIRGCNLLVN, from the coding sequence GTGACTGATCTGACCCAACAAATTTTTTCTATCAGCAATACGCAGGAGTTTGAAAAAGCCAGCCTTGCCGTATTTAAGCACCAGGCCGAAAACTGTCAGGTATACAAAGCGTATATTGGAAACCTGAGAATAGATCCCTCAGGAGTTAGCACAACTGCACAAATACCTTACCTGCCCATCAGCTTTTTCAAAACACACGAAGTACTGAGTTCAACCGATCAGCCCGAAATTACATTCAGCAGCTCGGGCACTACAGGGATGGTTCAAAGCAAGCACCTGGTAACCCAGGTCAATCTTTACGAACAAAGCTTCAATAAAGCTTTTAAACAGTTTTATGGCGATATTGACAACACCTGCCTCCTTGCCCTTTTGCCCTCCTACCTTGAGCGGGATGGTTCATCGCTCATATATATGGTTGATGCCCTGTTAAAACAAAGCATGCACGGCGACAGTGGTTATTTCCTGCACAATCATTCTGAACTGTACCATAAGCTTCAGGAATTAAAATCAAGTCATCAAAAAACAATACTTATAGGGGTTACCTACGCCCTGCTCGATTTTGTTGAAGAATACAAGGTTGATTTTCCAGAATTGATTGTTATGGAAACAGGTGGCATGAAAGGGAAAAGAAAGGAAATGGTGCGTGAAGAATTACATCAGTTCCTGCAAAAGGGTTTTGGTGTTAATGCTATTCATAGCGAATACGGTATGACGGAGCTCCTTTCTCAGGCTTACTCCTATGGAAAGGGTATCTTTAACTGCCCCCCATGGATGAAAATCTACCTGCGCGACACCAATGATCCATTGAGTTTAGTTAGCAATAACAAAACAGGCGGCATCAATATAATAGATCTGGCCAATCTCCACTCCTGCTCATTTATCGCGACTCAGGACCTCGGACGTTTGCTTACTGATGGTTCATTTGAGGTCCTGGGCCGTTTTGACGACGCCGACATCAGAGGTTGTAACCTGCTTGTTAATTAG
- a CDS encoding RES family NAD+ phosphorylase: MLLYRISLCKRALDVSGTGAKLFGGRWNSVGIPVLYLASSRALAALEVLAHLTTVQDPETFCVTIFDVPASSIQTIEKELLPKNWNSYPSPSLLKKRGDAFAKANEALLLKVPSAIVEDEYNYILNVNHPLSLKVKIIDSKPFLFDKRLH, from the coding sequence ATGTTGCTTTACCGTATTTCGCTTTGTAAAAGAGCTTTGGATGTAAGTGGCACCGGAGCAAAATTATTTGGTGGCCGCTGGAACAGTGTAGGTATTCCGGTGTTGTACCTTGCCAGCAGCAGGGCATTGGCTGCACTGGAAGTACTGGCCCATTTAACTACAGTACAGGACCCAGAAACTTTTTGTGTTACCATTTTTGATGTTCCGGCAAGCAGTATTCAAACCATAGAAAAAGAGTTGTTGCCTAAAAACTGGAACAGTTACCCCTCCCCATCCTTATTGAAAAAGCGGGGCGATGCTTTTGCTAAGGCAAATGAGGCTTTGTTGTTAAAAGTTCCCTCTGCAATTGTAGAAGATGAATACAATTATATTTTAAATGTTAACCATCCGCTCTCCCTCAAAGTTAAGATCATCGATAGTAAACCCTTTTTATTCGATAAACGTTTACACTAG
- the parS gene encoding antitoxin Xre/MbcA/ParS toxin-binding domain-containing protein — protein sequence MKKKAETRTELAEPAVAYGALNPTSLVGLLGSSYATSTDFDLLNLARKGVSKKALLSLAKQISLTIQEVAGIMHISERTLQRYTPATLIKTEHAEKAIELARLYQRGTEVFGTIDNFNDWMKTPNYTLNGEAPLNLLDTSIGFELILQTLGRIEYGVFS from the coding sequence ATGAAAAAGAAAGCAGAAACACGTACTGAACTTGCCGAACCGGCAGTAGCTTATGGGGCTTTGAACCCAACCTCACTGGTGGGTTTATTGGGCAGCAGCTATGCCACATCAACAGATTTTGATTTGCTAAACCTTGCACGTAAAGGCGTTTCTAAAAAAGCGTTGTTAAGTTTAGCAAAGCAAATATCGCTTACCATACAGGAGGTAGCGGGTATCATGCACATTTCAGAACGAACTTTACAACGTTATACCCCTGCTACTTTAATCAAAACAGAACATGCAGAAAAGGCCATAGAGCTGGCCAGGTTATACCAGCGTGGTACTGAAGTTTTTGGTACCATTGATAACTTTAACGACTGGATGAAAACCCCTAATTATACCTTAAACGGTGAGGCTCCCTTAAACCTGCTGGATACTTCTATAGGCTTTGAACTGATTTTGCAAACCCTTGGCCGTATAGAGTACGGTGTTTTTAGCTAA